In Spirochaetaceae bacterium, a genomic segment contains:
- a CDS encoding DUF503 domain-containing protein, with product MRLPAAAGRYRRHHFGSVKAGSPAILAARSCMVVSMLHLTVDLPGVGSLKEKRRAIGSLKERIRHKYRVSIAEVGANDLWNVAEIGCAVVSNSHTFGESVLHKVIGYAEEHLAFPIRSAQVFSEHY from the coding sequence ATGCGCCTGCCGGCCGCCGCCGGCCGCTACCGCCGGCATCACTTCGGCTCCGTCAAGGCCGGCAGCCCTGCTATACTGGCCGCGAGAAGCTGCATGGTTGTGTCGATGCTGCACTTGACGGTCGATCTCCCCGGCGTGGGTTCACTGAAGGAAAAGCGCCGTGCGATCGGGTCGTTGAAAGAGAGGATTCGCCACAAGTACAGGGTATCGATCGCCGAGGTGGGAGCCAACGACCTGTGGAATGTTGCCGAAATCGGGTGCGCGGTGGTTTCCAATTCGCATACGTTCGGTGAGTCAGTGTTGCACAAAGTGATCGGCTACGCCGAGGAGCACCTGGCCTTCCCGATCCGCAGCGCGCAGGTGTTTTCCGAACACTACTAA